ATGCGGAGCGCTCCACAGAATCAGGGGAAGCATTAGCGGGTAGATTTGCGCTCACAGAATGCCGTTCTCTCGCCTCATCGTATCATCTGTAAAAAACACTTGCGTCCAGAGTTATCCCGTAAAATGCTTTTACGATATGCGTCTCCGTACCACCAGTAATTCCTTGAATGCTCTGCTGCTGCTTACGCTTCTTTCTTTATTCACGGGCTGCTTCAGCCATAAATATGTCGTTCTCGAAAGCGACAAACCGCGTCAGCCCGAGATCATTGAGTTGAAGATTTTCACGTTGCTCTGGTTCGTGCCGATCGAAACCGAGATCAGTCCGGAGCGGCTCTGCCCGGGCAGTCGCATTCGTATGATCAATATGTACGATAGCGCCATGGATGGGTTAGTCTGCGGCGCCACGTTAGGCCTGGTTTGCCCGCACATGGTGGGCGTGGAGTGTGAAGAATGAAAGCGCTACGATACCTGCCGTTTGCCATCTTTCTCGGCAGCTGCTCAATCTTCGACGTAAGACTGGCGACGCCGCAAGATGAAAGCCGCATCGAGAAGGTTTCCGTTCCACGCAAGATGCGCGCATCGGGTTTTGCAGACGAAGAAGACCTCACTCCTCTGTGCAACGGCGGTCGCATCGTAAGGGTCCGCTTTATGATGAACACTCCGACCGAGATCTGGTGCGAACCGGCAACGCCTGTAGAAAACAAACAAACCGTATCGACGACAAACGAAAGCGGAGCAGGACTGCGGAGCGGCGGCGCCTGGCGCAACCGGCTCCCTACCCGAACGGGGCGCGCCCACCCGAACCCCGCCTGGTGCTCAACACAGACAGCAAAGCACCACCCGCTGCGGCCTGCTCCCGTCTAACCATTCCAGCCCGCCCGATCCCCCTGCATAGCGGAGCAGGAGTGCGGAGCGGCCCCCTATCCGAACGGGGCGCGCCCACCCGAACCCGGCCTGGTGCTCAACACAGACAGCAAAGCACCACCCGCGGGGTGCATATCCTTACCCAGAAGTAGTCTCTGGGCGGAGGATTTTGTAGACGGCGGCCATATCGTAGAGGACGTGCATCCCCTGGAATATGGTGATCGGCCCCGGGAATCCATCGCTCTTTCTTGCAAGGAAACCACCGAGCCTCGCAATCTGAATCATGACGGTATAGAGAGAAGGAACCGTGTTTGGGAGTTCGGATGTATTGTTGATCCGACAGTGCAGGCTCTGCCATTCGTGTGGTTCAAAAACAATTTCTGCGGAGAGGTCTGGAAGTTCCCTGCCTATGAATGTCAGGAAAAGGATTCTCCATGCGATGATGCTATCGACTGTGATGCATGACATCAGTCGAGCTCCGGTCTTCATCTGTCGGTTTTCAATCTTGCATCCAGATTTGAGGACCTTGAAGAAAGTCTCAATGATCCAGCGATCGGTGTACCATTCCACCTTCTCAACGGCTTCTTCGAAAGTGAGAACCGGCATTGTGGTGAGCAGCATCCATGAAATCCCCTCTTCCTTTTGCGGTGGATTTTTTTCGCATGTATATACTGCATAGAGATCGAAAGATGGATTCTCTTTCACAGGATATCGGTGAAAAGGCCGTCGCATTGTTATCTTTGAGAAGCGTATTTGCAGCGTTGCTTCTCTTGCTTTCTTACCCACCTTTCTTTGAACCTGAATATCATACTCACCGAATACATCTATGGACTCCATGAAATCCCACAAAAAGCCCGAATCCCCGGCCAATTTGCGGTCTTTTGCAGCTCGAACAAGCAAATCAGGCGGATTTTCTGTAGATAGTTTATGATGTTCAAGGAAGAGATCATACATATCTCCTTCGCGATCGCAGACGTTTACGAAGTGAACTTTATCATTCATCTCCTTTTGAATCTCACAGACCTTGCGGTAGCTGTTTATCCATTTCATGCTCTCTTTGTCTTCGAGAGGAGTATTTCTTCTTTCCTCACGTGTGAGTTCAGAAGACCATGTGTTGTCAGGTCTATTCCAGATTTGTAGATCCAGTATTCCGAGCGGTGTGCCTTCGGGAGTAACGGCAAGAGTGGGATGAAGCATAAGTCCTCTTGTAAGGCGATTGCCGGCCGGTCCAATATCGTCGGTAGCGTCACGAGTGCTATAGTCAATCGTCGATGTATCCTGAATCGCAAGAACAAGCTCTCGACCCTCGATCCTTTGCTTCGTAGACTCTGTATGCGGACTTAAAATATTCTGTGAGTTCACCTTGCCGTTGTCAAAGAACCGATACACTCCTTTCGCACCCGCCCAGCTTGCCGACGCCTTTGGAACAGACGCACCCGGCTTCTGCATGAAAGCCTCAGCGACAGCAATGAGTCTGGCGTTCAAACGCGCATCACCGATATTTGCACTGGCGAATTCCTGCGCCCCCCAATTGGCTACTTCGCTATCCAGCTCCTGTGGTTCCTGAGCACTCTGCTGTCGTTTCTTCATGCGACATATTGCGCGGGCTCAAAAACAGTACAAGGAGAAATACTTCTGGGTAAGGATATGCGCGGGGTGAGGGATGCGGTGCGCCCCGTTCTTATTGCGCTGGACTTTCTGGCACAGTGGAGAAAGTCATACTTAAGACGCTATGAGGACATTGTGAAGCGGAAGCAGTCCGAAGACCCCCTGGATGTGCGCATCTCGACGCAGCCAGACGATACAACATGCGGCATTACCTGCCTGCACGCCGTATATTCTTTCTACGAAAAATCCCCTCCGCCCATTGGCGACCTTGCTCGGGAAGTCCTTTTCCTGAAAGAAGGCGGAACCCTTGCCGTCATGCTGGCCAATCACGCGCTTTCTCGCGGCTACCGGGCCACGATCTTCACCTACAACCTGAAGATCTTTGATCCGACGTGGTTTCAGAAAGGGGTCGATATTGCGGCGAAGCTCCAGGCTCAGGCAAAAGTAAAACGTTCACATTCTAAGATTCAACAGGCGACGCCTCAATACCTGAAATTTCTGGAAGCCGGAGGACGTCTGCGTTTTCAGAACCTGTCGGCCTCATTGCTGCGCTCGATTTTCAAACGCCGGCTGCCGATCATCACCGGTCTTTCGGCGACCTATCTGAACGGATCGATGCGCGAAAGGGCCGACGATGCCGATACGGTCGTCGACGACGATATCGGCGGAGATCCATCCGGCCACTTCGTCGTGCTGAGCGGATATGATCGCAACGGTCGTATCGTAGTGAAAGATCCCTATCCTCTTCATCCCGGTATGAAGGATAACACCTACACGGTGGGCGCCGGTCGTTTGATCAACGCCATCATGCTTGGCATCGTCACGTTTGACGCGAACCTGCTCATCCTGGAAAAATGAAAACCATTATCGTAGTCGATAAAAAGGGAGACCTGCCCGATGCGCCCTTTGAAACCGTAACGGCGCGTTCTTATCTGACGAATCCGGATTATCTGGACGACCGTAAAACCTACGTGCTTAACCTGAGCCGTCATTATCGCTATCAGTCGCTGGGTTATTATGTGAGTCTGCTTGCCGCGGCACGCGGTCATCGCGTGCTTCCCGAGGTAATGAAGATTCAGGACTTTCGTTCGATGAAGGTTCTGAAACAGATCACGCAGCGGCTACACGATACGATACAGAAAGGCCTGGCCGAGATCCACTCCGATTCTTTCGAGCTTTCGGTGTACTTCGGGCAGAACGTCGCCCGTCGGCATGAGAAGCTTGCCCGCGAGCTTTTCGGTATTCTGAAGATGCCTCTTTTTCGCGTGCGTTTCGAGAATCGTAAGTCCTGGATCATTACGGGTATTTCCATTCTCAGCGTGAACGAGGTTCCCGACGACCATAAGCCCTTTATCGCCCAGTTCGCCGGCGAGTATATGTCGCAGAAGAAGCGTTATACGAAGCCTTCGGCGCATACGCATTACGATCTTGCCATTCTGATCAATCCCGACGAACGTTCGAGTCCGTCTGATCAAAAGGCGCTCGATCGTTTTGTTCGCGCCGGAGAAAAGATCGGCTTCAAGATGGAGATCATCTTTCCCGACGATATGAATCGTCTCGCCGAATTCGACGCCCTTTTCATTCGCGAGACGACGGCGGTGAATCACCATACCTATCGCTTCGCCCGTCTTGCCGAGACGATGGGTCTTGTCGTAATCGATGATCCTGAATCGATCCTGAAATGCACGAATAAGGTCTTTCTTGCCGAGCTTCTGCAGCGCGAGAAGATCCCCACGCCGCAAACGATTATCATTCACAAAGATAACTACAGACAGCTCTGCGATTCGCTGCGCTTCCCGACCGTTATCAAGCTGCCCGATTCTTCGTTCTCGGTCGGCGTCGTGAAGGTACATGATGCCGGCGAATGGGAAGAGCGCCTGCCTCCGATGTTTGAAAAGAGCGACCTGCTGCTTGCGCAGGAATTTTTACCGACCGACTACGACTGGCGCGTCGGCATTCTCGATCGACAGCCGCTTTTTGCCTGCCGGTATTTCATGGCTCGCGGTCACTGGCAGATCTATGACTGGAATCAGACGGGACGCAACTGGGGAAAGACCGAAACCCTGCCGCTCTATCGCGTACCCGATTTCGTACTCAAGACGGCGCTTGAGGCGAGCAATCTGATCGGCGACGGCTTCTATGGCGTCGATTTAAAAGAGGTGAACGGAAAGGCCTATGTTATCGAGATCAACGATAATCCGAGCGTTGAGGCCGGTGTCGAAGACGATCATCTGAAAGAAGAGCTTTATCTGACGATCATGCGGTCGTTTTTACGCCGCATAGAACATCGCAAGAAGGCGCACTGATGCTGCATCTTTTCGAGGCCTGTGGAATCGAACTGGAATACATGATCGTCCGCAAAGACGATCTTGTGGCCGCTCCTATCGCCGACGAGCTGCTCAAGGCCGCTTCGGATAACGATGAAGAGTGGCCTGACGAGATCACCGTAGCCTCGACGGGATGGTCGAACGAGCTGGTGCTGCATGTGCTTGAGATGAAAACGGCCGAGCCGACGGCCGACCTTGCGGCCGCCGAAGCCGACATCGTGCGCTCGATCGATAAGGCCAGCGCGATTCTCAGTGAAAGAGATCCGCCGTGCATGCTGCTCGGCACCTCGGCCCATCCATTTTTTAATCCCGAAAAAGAGATGCGTCTGTGGCCTCATGGCGCCGGCGAGATCTATGCGACCTACGACCGGGTTTTCGGATGCACCGGCCATGGCTGGTCGAATCTGCAGAGCATGCATCTCAATCTGCCCTTCGCAAACGATGAGGAATTCGGCCGGCTGCATGCCGCCATTCGTCTTCTGTTGCCTGTGCTTTCGGCTCTGTGCGCCTCTTCGCCCTTTCTTGAATCGCGTCGCACTCCCTTTCTCGATACACGACTTGAATACTATAGAACAAATCAGAGTCGCATCCCGTCCATTACCGGTGACGTCATCCCAGAGCCCGTCTTTACGATGCAGGAATATCACGATCTGATTCTCGAAAAGATGTATAACGACATCGCTCCGTATGATCCCGACGGCATTCTGCGCGGAGAATGGCTGAATTCGCGCGGAGCCATCGCCCGCTTCGAT
This region of Leptonema illini DSM 21528 genomic DNA includes:
- a CDS encoding RimK family alpha-L-glutamate ligase, yielding MKTIIVVDKKGDLPDAPFETVTARSYLTNPDYLDDRKTYVLNLSRHYRYQSLGYYVSLLAAARGHRVLPEVMKIQDFRSMKVLKQITQRLHDTIQKGLAEIHSDSFELSVYFGQNVARRHEKLARELFGILKMPLFRVRFENRKSWIITGISILSVNEVPDDHKPFIAQFAGEYMSQKKRYTKPSAHTHYDLAILINPDERSSPSDQKALDRFVRAGEKIGFKMEIIFPDDMNRLAEFDALFIRETTAVNHHTYRFARLAETMGLVVIDDPESILKCTNKVFLAELLQREKIPTPQTIIIHKDNYRQLCDSLRFPTVIKLPDSSFSVGVVKVHDAGEWEERLPPMFEKSDLLLAQEFLPTDYDWRVGILDRQPLFACRYFMARGHWQIYDWNQTGRNWGKTETLPLYRVPDFVLKTALEASNLIGDGFYGVDLKEVNGKAYVIEINDNPSVEAGVEDDHLKEELYLTIMRSFLRRIEHRKKAH
- a CDS encoding IS4 family transposase produces the protein MKKRQQSAQEPQELDSEVANWGAQEFASANIGDARLNARLIAVAEAFMQKPGASVPKASASWAGAKGVYRFFDNGKVNSQNILSPHTESTKQRIEGRELVLAIQDTSTIDYSTRDATDDIGPAGNRLTRGLMLHPTLAVTPEGTPLGILDLQIWNRPDNTWSSELTREERRNTPLEDKESMKWINSYRKVCEIQKEMNDKVHFVNVCDREGDMYDLFLEHHKLSTENPPDLLVRAAKDRKLAGDSGFLWDFMESIDVFGEYDIQVQRKVGKKAREATLQIRFSKITMRRPFHRYPVKENPSFDLYAVYTCEKNPPQKEEGISWMLLTTMPVLTFEEAVEKVEWYTDRWIIETFFKVLKSGCKIENRQMKTGARLMSCITVDSIIAWRILFLTFIGRELPDLSAEIVFEPHEWQSLHCRINNTSELPNTVPSLYTVMIQIARLGGFLARKSDGFPGPITIFQGMHVLYDMAAVYKILRPETTSG
- a CDS encoding carboxylate-amine ligase, producing the protein MLHLFEACGIELEYMIVRKDDLVAAPIADELLKAASDNDEEWPDEITVASTGWSNELVLHVLEMKTAEPTADLAAAEADIVRSIDKASAILSERDPPCMLLGTSAHPFFNPEKEMRLWPHGAGEIYATYDRVFGCTGHGWSNLQSMHLNLPFANDEEFGRLHAAIRLLLPVLSALCASSPFLESRRTPFLDTRLEYYRTNQSRIPSITGDVIPEPVFTMQEYHDLILEKMYNDIAPYDPDGILRGEWLNSRGAIARFDRMAIEIRTMDIQECPGMDIATAAFVFLMAKAICEERFAALPAVKRIRTQALADLLNDVMRTGRHAVITNEEILAGFGLTEAVSVRALLQRMLDTLLPEFSSLCGGEAFNEGGFAERIQFLLDHGSPAERMIQYMQSDTYELDPSRLRVLYGYLARCLTENRPLPPHHP